GTCTTTCCTCTGACGTAGAAAATTATAAATTGCTCCAATTGTATCGAAAAATCTAGAATAACGAGCCTTGAATATAAGTATTGCTTCTTTCTTTTTTAAATCTTTTAAATCTCTCTGCAGCTATCTCGCAATAGTCTGGTCGAATTTCAAAACCCACAAAAATTCTTCCTAATCCCAAGGCCGCTATTCCTGTAGAACAAGAACCAGCAAAGGGATCAAGAATTATTTCTACCGGATTAGATGAAGCTTGTATAATTCTCTCGACAATTGCTAAAGGAAATTGTGCGGGATGTCCGGTTCTTTCCTTAGAACTGCGCTTTTCTCCTGTAGTGACTTTAGGAACTTCCCACACATCAGAAGGATTTTTACCGAGGGGATTACAACGATATTTACCATTTTTCTTTTGATTGGGATACTTAACGTTAGGGTCACGAATATTATCTAAGTTAAAAGTATATTCTTGGCAATTTTTGAGATAAAAAAGCCATTTTTCATTGCGAGGACTAAGACGATTTTTTGTAGAAACACCTGCCCCATATTTCCAGACAATTTCTTGTAAAAGATAAAAGGGAGACTTATCCCAAAGAAGATAGGGAATCGGAACACATAATCCCTTTTCTGGTACTTCTAAATAACCAACATTTAGCCACAAAGCACCGTTATCTTGAGTAATCTGATAAATTTGCCGCAGCCAATTAGCACACCAATCAACATAGTCATTGATTGAAAGAACTCGTTCATATTCTTTGCCAATATTATAAGGTGGTGATGTAACAGTGAGGTCAATTTTTATGTCACTATGAGATAGTTTAGACAAAAAGTCTGTGGCATCTCCTTGATAAAGAATAAAGCCGTTGTCCGAGTAAAAAGGTTGACCAAGATGACTAACCAGAATTTCTTTAAGAAAATTAAATTTGTTGGCTCTATCTTTTTCTAACTCTGGAGAAAATGGCTGTAGTAAGGAGGAAGGAGCAATCTGAGTTGATTGATGATCAACAATTCCCTCTGCTAGATAAGAGTTTTGTTCCTTGCTGGCAATTGGACGAGACTCATCTTCCCTAGACGATAGTTTTTTTTGTTTCCGCTGGGACTCTACAACCATAATCTCAAAGGACAGGTAAGTATTTTGATAGTTTTAATTATGCCCTTATTTTAGCAAAATATCACTGGAGTTGTGCTTAATTTAATAACTTTTGTAATCATTCTCCTTCCCTTACCCTGGATGGGGGGGGTAAAACCCCACCAAGAGTTAAAGATTGACTGATAAAGCAGCGAGTTTT
This portion of the Microcystis aeruginosa NIES-2549 genome encodes:
- a CDS encoding DNA-methyltransferase, translating into MVVESQRKQKKLSSREDESRPIASKEQNSYLAEGIVDHQSTQIAPSSLLQPFSPELEKDRANKFNFLKEILVSHLGQPFYSDNGFILYQGDATDFLSKLSHSDIKIDLTVTSPPYNIGKEYERVLSINDYVDWCANWLRQIYQITQDNGALWLNVGYLEVPEKGLCVPIPYLLWDKSPFYLLQEIVWKYGAGVSTKNRLSPRNEKWLFYLKNCQEYTFNLDNIRDPNVKYPNQKKNGKYRCNPLGKNPSDVWEVPKVTTGEKRSSKERTGHPAQFPLAIVERIIQASSNPVEIILDPFAGSCSTGIAALGLGRIFVGFEIRPDYCEIAAERFKRFKKERSNTYIQGSLF